A single window of Sphaerodactylus townsendi isolate TG3544 linkage group LG05, MPM_Stown_v2.3, whole genome shotgun sequence DNA harbors:
- the CALR3 gene encoding calreticulin-3, translating into MPLLLLLPPLCLLLALPELGTVVHFREQFLDGAKWQERWVPSQHKSNYGKFRLTAGSFYGDREADKGLQTSENLKFYAISSRFKPFSNKGKTLVIQYTVKHEQKIDCGGGYVKIFPSDLNQKNMSGESQYFIMFGPDICGSDTKKVHIIVNFKNKLYPNKKQIRCKVDGFTHLYTLILRSDHTYEVKIDNEMVASGILEDDWDFLPPRRINDPAVKKPEDWNDEAEIDDPHDTMPEDWNVAEYIVDNGAEKPNDWDDVKQGVWQRPLLKNPLYRGKWQPRKIPNPNYRGIWPHPQIENPVYVPDESISVYENIGVIGLDLWQVRSGTIFDNFLITDSETYAEEFGDETWGETKYPEQKMNQKQIEEEEKREKAREEEKTPKGRVKEVPKQQVSRKKKSQTVAEKGEL; encoded by the exons aTGCCGCTGCTGTTGCTACTCCCCCCGCTGTGTCTCCTCCTGGCGCTGCCCGAGCTCGGCACCGTCGTCCATTTCCGAGAGCAGTTTTTAGACGGAG CAAAATGGCAGGAGAGATGGGTGCCCTCTCAGCATAAATCCAATTATGGGAAGTTTAGGTTAACAGCTGGGAGTTTTTACGGAGATCGAGAAGCAGATAAAG GTCTGCAAACAAGTGAAAATTTGAAATTTTATGCAATCTCATCACGATTTAAACCATTCAGTAATAAAGGAAAAACTCTGGTAATCCAGTATACAGTAAAACATGAACAAAAAATAGACTGTGGTGGTGGTTATGTGAAAATTTTCCCCTCTGACTTGAACCAAAAGAACATGAGTGGAGAATCACAGTATTTTATCATGTTTG GACCTGATATTTGTGGATCTGATACAAAGAAAGTCCATATCATTGTGAACTTCAAGAACAAACTTTATCCCAATAAGAAACAAATCCGATGCAAA GTTGATGGATTTACTCATTTGTATACTCTAATCTTAAGATCAGACCACACCTATGAAGTGAAAATTGATAATGAAATGGTTGCTTCGGGCATTTTGGAAGATGACTGGGACTTTTTACCTCCAAGGAGAATAAATGACCCAGCAGTGAAAAAGCCAGAGGATTGGAATGATGAAGCTGAAATTGATGATCCTCATGATACCATGCCAGAG gaTTGGAATGTTGCTGAATATATTGTGGACAATGGTGCTGAGAAACCTAATGACTGGGATGATGTGAAACAGGGTGTCTGGCAACGCCCCCTGCTCAAGAATCCACTGTATAGG ggaaaatggcagcccaGGAAGATCCCAAATCCAAACTACAGAGGTATTTGGCCTCATCCTCAAATTGAGAATCCCGTCTATGTGCCTGATGAGAGCATTTCGGTCTACGAGAACATAGGTGTCATTGGCCTTGATCTTTGGCAG GTGAGGTCTGGAACAATTTTTGACAATTTCTTGATCACTGACAGCGAAACGTATGCAGAGGAATTTGGTGATGAAACATGGGGAGAAACGAAG TACCCTGAACAGAAAATGAACCAGAAGCAAAtcgaagaggaagagaagagggaaaaggcaagagaggaggagaagacccCCAAAGGTCGGGTCAAAGAGGTGCCCAAACAGCAAGTGTCCAGGAAAAAGAAATCCCAGACTGTGGCGGAGAAGGGGGAGCTCTGA